One window of Thiovulum sp. ES genomic DNA carries:
- a CDS encoding putative translation factor (SUA5) (PFAM: yrdC domain), giving the protein MKKRTNFYDEVSLVQTDTTAGLLSQSAKKLAERKKRKEGHQFLEVTSSFKNLQKIVRVPPKFKNLVRRSKKRTFIYKNRAIRVINNEHKNFLEKTDFLYSTSANISGEKFNLEIAESLSDNICSEIGGFSEQSSSQIIKLEKTKISFLRK; this is encoded by the coding sequence TTGAAAAAGAGGACTAATTTCTACGATGAGGTCTCACTTGTCCAGACTGATACAACAGCTGGACTACTCTCACAAAGTGCAAAAAAACTTGCTGAACGAAAAAAACGAAAAGAGGGACACCAATTTTTAGAGGTAACCTCTTCATTCAAAAATCTCCAAAAAATTGTTCGAGTTCCTCCAAAGTTTAAAAATCTTGTTCGTCGATCAAAAAAAAGAACTTTTATTTATAAAAATAGAGCAATCCGTGTAATTAATAACGAACACAAAAATTTTTTAGAAAAAACAGATTTCCTCTATTCAACTTCTGCAAATATTTCTGGTGAAAAATTTAATTTAGAAATTGCTGAATCTCTTTCGGATAATATTTGTAGCGAAATCGGAGGATTTTCAGAACAAAGTTCTTCTCAAATTATAAAACTTGAAAAGACAAAAATATCTTTTCTCCGAAAGTGA
- a CDS encoding 2,3-bisphosphoglycerate-independent phosphoglycerate mutase (PFAM: Metalloenzyme superfamily; BPG-independent PGAM N-terminus (iPGM_N)~TIGRFAM: 2,3-bisphosphoglycerate-independent phosphoglycerate mutase), with amino-acid sequence MKTVLVITDGIGFSEKKEWNAFHHAKTPNYDYLFKNAPYGLVSTYGSEVGLPDGQMGNSEIGHMTIGSGRTLYSDLVKISKNLESGEISQNSDFQNILKSERIHLIGLFSDGGVHSHINHLFGFIKLILEKGKLPILHLITDGRDVSPKSALQFLEQLQNEFGEKVEIASIGGRFYTMDRDKRWERVESGYRAIVEANPKSEKTVSEYVSERYENGETDEFITPVAFGENGDFRDGDSVLFYNFRSDRMREIVEAVGSENFSEFQRNRKEISIATATKYRDDFPHPILFPKEIPTNGLSEIVSKNGLSQLHTAETEKYAHVTFFFNGGVEEPFQNETRILVNSPKVKTYDEKPEMSALEVCDEVIGGIEFGYDLIVVNFANGDMVGHTGIFEAGKKAVETVDTQIGRILESAKNHGYGIVLTSDHGNCEEMKDDNQNTLTNHTVGDVWAFVIADGVQKVENGNLSNIAPTVLKLLELPIPSEMNKPLF; translated from the coding sequence TTGAAAACAGTTTTGGTAATAACTGATGGAATTGGATTTTCTGAAAAAAAAGAGTGGAATGCATTTCATCATGCAAAAACACCAAATTATGATTACCTTTTTAAAAATGCACCTTACGGATTAGTTTCGACTTACGGTTCAGAGGTAGGTTTGCCAGACGGACAAATGGGAAATTCCGAAATAGGACACATGACAATTGGTAGCGGACGAACACTTTACAGCGATCTTGTCAAAATTTCCAAAAACTTAGAAAGTGGTGAAATTTCACAAAATAGTGATTTCCAAAATATTTTAAAAAGTGAAAGAATTCACCTCATCGGACTTTTTAGCGACGGCGGAGTTCATTCACATATAAATCACCTTTTTGGTTTTATCAAACTCATTTTAGAAAAAGGAAAGTTACCAATTCTCCATTTAATTACAGATGGTCGAGATGTTTCACCAAAATCTGCACTCCAATTTTTAGAACAACTCCAAAATGAGTTTGGAGAAAAAGTGGAAATTGCATCTATCGGCGGTCGTTTCTACACAATGGATCGGGATAAAAGATGGGAGCGAGTCGAAAGCGGATACCGTGCAATTGTCGAGGCAAATCCAAAAAGTGAAAAAACTGTTTCTGAATATGTTTCTGAAAGATACGAAAATGGAGAAACTGACGAGTTTATAACTCCTGTCGCATTTGGTGAAAATGGAGATTTTCGAGATGGCGACTCTGTCCTATTTTACAATTTTCGTTCAGACCGAATGAGAGAAATTGTAGAAGCAGTTGGTAGTGAAAATTTCAGCGAATTCCAGCGAAACAGAAAAGAGATTTCAATTGCAACAGCTACAAAATATCGAGATGATTTTCCGCACCCGATTCTATTTCCAAAAGAGATTCCGACAAATGGACTTTCTGAAATAGTTTCAAAAAATGGGCTTTCACAACTTCACACCGCGGAAACTGAAAAATATGCTCATGTAACTTTCTTTTTTAATGGTGGAGTTGAAGAACCTTTTCAAAATGAGACTCGTATTTTGGTAAATAGTCCAAAAGTGAAAACTTATGACGAAAAGCCTGAAATGAGTGCCTTAGAAGTTTGCGATGAGGTCATCGGTGGAATTGAATTTGGATACGACCTCATCGTTGTAAATTTTGCAAATGGCGACATGGTTGGGCATACTGGAATTTTTGAAGCTGGAAAAAAAGCCGTCGAAACTGTTGATACTCAAATTGGTCGAATTCTTGAAAGTGCCAAAAATCATGGATACGGAATTGTCTTGACAAGCGATCATGGAAATTGTGAAGAGATGAAAGATGATAATCAAAATACTCTTACAAATCATACGGTCGGAGATGTTTGGGCTTTTGTAATTGCTGATGGAGTGCAAAAAGTTGAAAACGGAAATCTCTCAAATATCGCACCCACTGTTTTAAAACTGCTAGAACTTCCAATTCCTAGTGAAATGAACAAACCTCTTTTTTAA
- a CDS encoding Septum formation inhibitor MinC (PFAM: Septum formation inhibitor MinC, C-terminal domain), translating into MKVKQHTLHSFEFHLGDGDEDKFFSFFEKNEAVLKGHTVILNSEIDLEKIREHLNEKDFCFFERTDCKMIERKREVHQVLDFSLEEEKSNNSLSKHKKREIIEKPIRAGSAIQTKNDLTVLSQMNGGSEIETSGNLEMFGSINGKIVCSGSYMLIRDIGETGNVIFNGVILDKDKFKSKKAKIIKLDGEMKLIIEEL; encoded by the coding sequence TTGAAAGTAAAGCAACATACTTTGCACAGTTTTGAATTCCATTTAGGAGATGGAGACGAAGATAAGTTCTTTTCGTTCTTTGAAAAAAACGAAGCTGTGCTAAAAGGACACACTGTTATTTTAAACAGTGAAATAGATTTAGAAAAAATCCGAGAACATTTAAATGAGAAGGATTTTTGTTTTTTTGAGCGAACCGACTGCAAAATGATAGAGCGAAAAAGAGAGGTTCATCAAGTTTTGGATTTTTCACTTGAAGAGGAGAAATCAAACAACTCTCTCTCAAAACATAAGAAGAGAGAAATTATTGAAAAACCGATTCGGGCTGGAAGTGCAATTCAGACTAAAAACGATTTGACAGTTCTTTCTCAAATGAACGGCGGTTCAGAAATTGAAACAAGCGGTAATCTTGAAATGTTTGGTTCAATAAATGGAAAAATTGTCTGCTCTGGCTCTTATATGCTTATTCGAGATATTGGGGAAACAGGAAATGTAATTTTTAATGGAGTGATTCTTGACAAAGATAAATTTAAATCAAAAAAAGCAAAAATTATCAAACTCGACGGAGAGATGAAACTGATAATAGAGGAGCTTTAA
- a CDS encoding hypothetical protein (PFAM: Domain of unknown function DUF302) gives MFKFIFLASLTYFFTACSSKEIPVYEFNTDDMIRVETTHTPLSVEERLLSLLSENGFQHINTIDHQSRAKNIGANIYEERIIYFGKPEIAIPLLRCRQTVGVDLPFKVSIYKNEDEQTFLLYNDPLKLIEKHSFFDSDCKNILTDVSGIIYEIVKTSADGVSTNEAVFELEEEAIAEMEDEKKEDEIDEALKEIEKED, from the coding sequence ATGTTTAAATTTATCTTTTTAGCCTCTCTCACATATTTTTTTACCGCTTGTTCTTCAAAAGAAATCCCTGTTTATGAATTCAATACAGATGACATGATTCGGGTTGAAACAACTCATACACCTCTTTCAGTCGAAGAGCGACTTTTAAGTCTTCTTTCTGAAAATGGTTTTCAGCACATAAATACAATTGACCACCAAAGCCGAGCTAAAAATATTGGTGCAAACATTTATGAAGAGCGAATTATCTATTTTGGAAAACCTGAGATCGCAATTCCTCTTTTAAGATGTCGTCAAACTGTTGGTGTTGATCTGCCTTTCAAAGTCTCAATTTACAAAAATGAAGATGAGCAAACTTTTCTGCTTTACAATGACCCTCTAAAACTTATTGAAAAACATAGCTTTTTTGATTCTGATTGTAAAAATATACTTACAGATGTTTCAGGAATTATTTATGAAATCGTGAAAACTTCAGCAGATGGAGTCTCAACAAATGAAGCAGTTTTTGAATTAGAAGAAGAGGCGATTGCTGAAATGGAAGATGAAAAAAAAGAAGATGAAATCGATGAGGCACTAAAAGAGATTGAAAAAGAGGACTAA
- a CDS encoding UDP-3-0-acyl N-acetylglucosamine deacetylase (PFAM: UDP-3-O-acyl N-acetylglycosamine deacetylase~TIGRFAM: UDP-3-0-acyl N-acetylglucosamine deacetylase), translated as MRNEKTVLKEFLISGVALHTGKNVEMKISPLPKGSGIIFKQGENSIELSAQTVIGTEMATTIGGNGVKIHTVEHFLSAVYALGISNLLIEIDGEEPPALDGSGIQFCQELEKSGLVEQEKTRQIIIIEKTVRVQSGNRFVEISPNSENRFHINSTISFENSAIGEQSFAVDVNLENYREKIAKARTFGFLKDFDYLKSKGLAQGASYDNVIVVGDDEVLNSGGLRCENEFVRHKILDVIGDFTVLNADIIGNYKSFAGSHNLNNQLIKKILSDKSNYSVKS; from the coding sequence TTGAGAAATGAAAAAACAGTCCTAAAAGAATTTTTAATTTCTGGTGTGGCTCTTCATACAGGAAAAAATGTTGAGATGAAAATTTCTCCATTACCAAAAGGGAGTGGAATAATTTTTAAGCAGGGAGAAAATAGTATTGAGCTTTCTGCTCAAACAGTTATTGGAACAGAGATGGCGACAACGATTGGCGGAAATGGTGTGAAAATTCATACCGTTGAACATTTTCTTTCGGCAGTTTATGCACTTGGAATCTCCAATTTGCTTATTGAAATTGATGGTGAAGAACCTCCAGCACTTGATGGTAGCGGAATTCAATTTTGTCAAGAATTAGAAAAAAGTGGCTTAGTTGAACAAGAAAAAACTAGACAAATAATAATTATTGAAAAAACAGTTAGGGTTCAAAGCGGGAATCGTTTTGTAGAGATTTCACCGAATTCTGAAAATAGATTTCATATAAATTCAACAATTTCATTTGAAAACTCTGCAATTGGAGAACAATCTTTTGCTGTTGATGTTAATTTAGAAAATTATCGTGAAAAAATTGCAAAAGCGAGAACTTTTGGATTTTTAAAAGATTTTGACTATCTAAAATCAAAAGGTTTAGCACAAGGTGCAAGTTATGATAATGTTATTGTTGTTGGAGACGATGAGGTCTTAAACAGCGGAGGGTTACGGTGTGAAAATGAGTTTGTTCGGCATAAAATTCTCGATGTTATTGGCGACTTTACAGTTTTAAATGCGGATATTATTGGAAATTACAAATCATTTGCAGGTAGCCACAATTTAAATAATCAATTGATTAAAAAAATTCTTTCTGACAAGAGTAATTACAGTGTTAAAAGTTGA